One genomic region from Candidatus Neomarinimicrobiota bacterium encodes:
- a CDS encoding Hsp20/alpha crystallin family protein: protein MTLVKVNRPRINQTFDSMLNSFFEDMNVSNQRRNVWRPAMDVQELEKSFELSFPLPGFEKDNITISVKDNTLILKATKAEVKEDKDVKYLAREIAQGSYERTIELPENVKTDKIAAEYKRGILTLSIPKTKEMLPKEIPITIK from the coding sequence ATGACACTCGTAAAAGTAAACCGCCCCAGGATCAACCAGACCTTTGATAGCATGCTGAACAGTTTTTTTGAAGATATGAATGTTAGCAATCAGCGGCGCAATGTTTGGCGTCCGGCAATGGATGTTCAAGAACTGGAAAAAAGTTTTGAATTGTCGTTTCCATTACCTGGTTTTGAAAAGGACAATATTACCATCTCGGTGAAAGACAACACTCTGATCCTCAAAGCAACAAAGGCAGAGGTCAAAGAGGATAAGGATGTGAAGTACCTGGCCCGTGAGATCGCTCAGGGAAGCTATGAGAGAACCATTGAGCTTCCTGAAAACGTGAAGACGGATAAGATCGCTGCCGAATACAAGAGAGGGATTCTAACCTTGAGCATTCCCAAGACCAAGGAAATGCTGCCTAAGGAGATTCCCATAACCATCAAATAA